DNA sequence from the Sulfurimonas sp. HSL3-7 genome:
TGCCATCATCTCACCAGACATAACGATGTAGATCTCTTGTGCTTTACCTTCACGAATCGGCATTGCGAATCCACCACAAACAACGTCACCAAGTACGTCATAAGAGACGAAGTCTAGACCTTCTTCTTCGTAAGCACCCTCTTCTTCAAGAAAGTTAATCGCTGTAATAACACCGCGACCTGCACAACCAACACCCGGCTCTGGTCCACCAGACTCAGTACAGTTGATCCAACCGCCCGGTGTGTCTGGAGCAAACATACCTGCACCCGGTTTACATGCATCTTCAAGCTCAAGATCTTCAACAGTACCCATTTCAGCAGCAAGCTGAAGAATAGTGTTTTGTGCTTTTTCGTGAAGAATGAGACGAGTCGAGTCCGCTTTTGGATCACAACCGACAATCATAATGTTCTTTTCAAAGTAGTGAGCCATAGAAGCCAACGTGTTTTGAGATGTGGTTGATTTACCAATCCCACCTTTTCCGTAAAATGCAATTTGGCGAAGTTCTGCCATATTATTCTCCTTGTTTTAAACGACTCCGTTAAGACCCGTCCATGTACTTCGCAGCAATAGATGCATTGTCTGTTCCCGGTTTTTTGCCCTCTAAAAAGGGACAAAATCATTAATGCAGTGACAATTGTCGTAAAACCGGACATATTTGTAAGAATAGATTATGCAGCGCTTCGCTTTTTTGATCAATTGTCATTAAACCGCCATGATTTAGGGTGTTTTTCATTTTGGTGACAAAAAATGTGTGGCAGACAAGTGTGACAATTTTTATACCAAAATTGTCGCAAAAGGCATAAAGACCACGGATAGGTGGTATAAATGAGAGTGAGTCTCATTATATAGCTTTTATTTATAATATACCAGCTGCTTTATAGAGAATTGTTGTCAGAAACCTATCGATAACGATATTACGATATCTGATTTTTTTAGATCTGTCTGTAAAAATGTTATGACATTCAAGGTGATATCACATTCCTCTCGATTCTATATTTAATAGATGTATTGCCCGGATTGCATTTCAACTTTCTTGTTTTAATGTTCAGCATACACTTTTGGGTTTTTTAAATTTCTTCATATCGTTGGTATGTCACTTTTTTCTTGTTAGCTCAAAACCAGGGTACCGCTTTTTCTTAGCAAAATGTTTCTGTGGAGAAGAAAACCTGACGAAAAGAAGAAGAGCCAAGTGAGACTGATAAAACTTTATACTGATTTAGCTCCGCCCGTTGCCGGACCTTCGTCCGGACAACCCGATACTTCTGACTAACAAAATATACGCTGCCAACCTCCTAGGCATTTTGAATAACATGGGCAATTCAACATACAGCACAAGCGTCAAAGCCAATTTATGAAAAGCGTCAGCTTTTAACTTTGCAGCAATGCGTCACCACTTTTTTCCTTCACGACTCTGTATTTTCAGAGGAACATCCTATTGGGAGCAGTACCCCTTTTTTGTGCGTAAGAAAATTAATTTCGGCAGAAGTGCCAAAATACCATCCGGAGAGGGTTCGAAGGCTGGAAAGTTACTTTTGGCCGGAGGGTATAGCCCTTCTTTCTTTTCCGTCAGGATATCTCACAATCAAGTTGACTAAATGTCAGGTTGATTATGAGTAAAGTCTTATATGGTTTACCACTTGAGCTAGCAAGAAAGAAACCTGACATCACCTCTATTCAAAAACATTGAAAAGAAGTTGGGCAACAGAAATGTTTGATATCCGCACGGCGACACATAAGTGCCAACAGCGCAATACAGAGAGGTACAAAATGAGTATAACGCTCAGCTTGCTGACATTTCTGTGAAAACAAGGGTGCTGCTCGCAAAGCGATGTTTCTCCGAAAACGACGAATTGTAAAATGTCACATCGTAAAATTGCGAATCGTAAACAGGAAAGAGTGGTCCATAAAACTTAATCGTTCAAGCTGCCATAAAAAGAAAGCCGTCCAGTTGATAAACCGGATATGTCAAAAGATAGAGGGGTTAAAAGTTCCCGCTTTCGCAGGAAAAGAGATTTATTTGGATTTTTCCAGATGGTACACATTCAAATTCGTCCGGCGGAACCCGCGACGCGTATAGAACTGCAGCGCATTGGTGTTGTCCATGTCCGCGGCGAGCTGGATACGCTTGTAGCCGTACTCCTCGATGGCAATAAAGCGCATCTTGTTGATGAGCCGGCTGCCGACCCCCATCTTGCGGTACTCTTCCTTGACCACCAGGTCTTCGATCTGCCCGACGAAATCGCCGGCTGCACTGGAGATGAGCCGCTGCATCGTCACCATGCCGACCACCCTGCCTTCATGTTTGGCGACCAGCAGGTCAGCCCCTTCACAGCGGTAGAGTTTCTGAACCCCGGCCAGCTGCTTGTCGTAATCGATCTCAAAATCAACCTCTATCGCAAACAGTATACCGATCAGTTCCGCCATCTCCGGCAGATCCTCTTCTCGGGCTTTTTCGACCGTTATACCTGTTTTCATGTTGATGTCGCAGATATCCGGGTGCAGGACTTTGATCACTTTTTTGGCCTCCTCGTTTAGCGGGTTACCCCCGATGTACAACGTCTGCAGCCGTGTCATATTGGCCATGGCATTCGGGAGTTCCGAAATGCCGTTACCGTCAATATCCAGCTGGCTGAGCTTGGTATACTTCCCGATCTCTTCGGGAATCGCCGTAATGGCATTGGAAGAGAAACAGAGTGATTCCAGTTCGAGCGAAGGCACCGAGACAAAACGCTGCAGTTCGCAGCTGTCGCAGGAGAACTCCTTGAGATACGGAGCAAAGCTCTCATCCACTTCGATCTCCCGGATCGGATTGTTGTCGAGGATGATTGTCTCCAGATCATCAAGGTCGTGAAGATAGAGTACCCTGATCTGGTTTGACGAGAGGTCGATCTCTTCAAGCCCCAGAAAGAAAAAGGCCTCGTCCAGTTTTGTCAGGCGGTTGTCCGAAAGGTTGATCTCGACGATCTCACCCATTTCCCCGATACCGGCCGGGATCTCGCTTAGAATGTTCTGCGAGAGGTTGAGCCGTTCCACCTGCTGCAGCAGAGGAAAAGCGCTTCCCATCTCTTTGATAAAATTGCCCGCAAGGTTAAGCGTACGCAGTTCGTTCTCCGGCGAGAGCATCCCCTCGACCGTCGTCAGGTTGTTGCTGCTGAGATCCAGTACCCGAAGATGACGGCACGCCTTCAAAACCGAGATGTCGCTGATATTATTGCCGCCGGCATTCAACGAGCGGAGGGTCAATCCCGCCAGGACCTCAGGCAGCGCCTTAAAACGGTTGCGGCGAATGTCAAGGTTGTTCAACATGGTGAGGTTTGCGATGGAGTCGGGCAGTTTCGTCAAGTTGTTGTTAGCAAGGTTGAGCACCACCAGACCGCGCAAAAGACCGAGCGTCTCGGGAAGCTCTTCGAGAGAACGTCCGCTCAGGTCAAGACGTTTGAGCCCCTCGGGCGAAACGACCTCTTCCTCGATGGCGCGCTGCTCGATAAGCCACCCTTTTAATGCCTCCCATTCTGTACTGCCCATCACTCTGCTCCTTCCGCCAGCCGCTTTATGCGTTCGAGGCGCTGTTCGATGAGATGCTCGATCTCATCAAAGTCGAAACTACCGAATTGGTTCATGTCAAACAGTTTCAGCAGTGCCGCACGGCAGCAGCTCTTATTGCATTCCGTCACCAGTTTTTTTGCTTTTTTAAAAGGCAGCGATGTATTTTGAAAGATCTCTATCGCCTGTGCCACATCTTTTTCGCCGCACTCGCAGATCTGCATCGACAGAATTTCTTCTTTGGTCTTCATCTTTATCCACCTACTTCGATAGGCTTAAGCCTTCAGGTCACGGCCTTCTGCTTAACCGGGATGACAGTTACAGTCCGTTTTCAGCTTTGAATTTATTGGCCTCTTCGACTGCCGCACGCAGTTTTTCACTCAACTCCGGCATTTTCACATAATCGGTCCAGAGCGTATCTTCGACAATATCATGGATCTCGGAGGCGAGTTCCACCGCCATACGTTTACGTTTCGCCAGCTCTTTTTTCAGTACTTTTATATCTTCAGACATTTTTTCTCCTTGGTTGGTTTAGATTGATCTGCCCCGCATGGGGCGGGTGCCGCACTCAGGCAGCGATAGGGTGGACCTCGATCAGCCTTGCTTCATCTTTACGCAGCGCGATCAACGAACGGTTTATCATCACCTGAACGGTACTTTTAAAACATCCGAAATGTTTGACGCATATATGCGCATCACGGGTCAGCCCCATCGCACAGAGGCGCTGTTTCAGTTTCCCTTCGACATTGATGGCATCAACAGCCACCATCTCGCCTTTTTTCATATTCAACAGACACATGTTAACTCCTTGTTTCCGTGATTGACAGCACGGTTCATCTGTGCGTGAGCCCACTGCTGAAGTGAACACAGCGTTAGCGTAGTCAAATGGGCTTTGCTCATTTGGCGTTCCTACAATGAAAATGCATATATATTTTCAAAACGAACATCGCTGCCTTCACCACGACTCATGTGAATAAAGCGCTGTTTGTTTTGAAAATGGTAACGGTTGTAAAGATCGACCACATGTTCCGCTCCAAGCGGAACATCGGCGACCACTTTTTTAAGGCCGCGGAAATAGAGCACGCCGCGCATCATCTTCTCAGCCTCATCCTCGTGCCCTTTTCGCACCTGCCACGGTCCGAGATAGACATGGCGGGCGTTGACGACGGAGGAGTGCTGAAAACCGTTGGGGAGAGTGAACTTGAGCGAAGAGTTCCGCTCCATCTCATCCAACAGAAAGTCCATACGGTTCTCGTGAAAGGTCTCCTTGTCGATCGCGGCGATAACAGATTCGAAATTGCTTCCGTCCAGCTCTTTCGCATGGGCGTTGGTAAAGTTGAACGGCGGGACCTTGCCGACATTGACAAAGCGTCCCACCTCCATCTTGGATTCAAAACCGTAGCGCTCGAAAAACGGCACCAGATTCGGGTTGGCATGCAGATAGACCTTGCGCTCGTCTTTGTCGATCGCACCGAAAAGGGTCTCGAACAGGCGTCGGCCGACGCCCTGTTTCTGATGGCTCTCTCTGACCATAAAATATTTCATCATCAAGGAGTGTTCGAACTCGATCGCCATCACGGCACCAACGAGTTTCCCCTCGTCATAGGCACCGTAACAGAGATGTGGCGAGTGCATCATCATCAACTTGACATGGTAGCCGTCGACCAGCCAGCCCACCTCATCGGCGATCGCGACCAGTTCGCTCACGTCGGCAAATTTCAACCACCCTATAAACATAGGCTCTCCCTGTACAGACTTACAAGCTCCGCATCGTCAAGCACGCGTTTGCGCGAGGTGACGATCTCGCGGATACGCGGCAGCAGGTGACGCAAAGCATGTTTTTCTGCACTGATTCCCAGTTCTTTTAAATGGTAAAGAATCGTACCCGTACCGGAGTGTTTTCCGATCGGAAAGGCACGCTGACAAGCAACTTCTTCAGCAGCGAAAGGCTCGTAGGCACGGCCGTCTTTCATCATGCCGTCGGCGTGAATGCCGCTTTCATGCGAGAAGATATGGTCCCCGACGATCGGGGCATTATGTGCAAGACTCACGCCGGCAGCCTCAGCCACGATATCCACAAGCGTTCGCATCCCAAGTGCATCGAAATGACGCGCCTGGTCATAAAGATGCTTCAACGCCATGGAGATCTGTTCAAATGAGGCATTGCCTGCGCGTTCACCCAGGCCTATTACGGTGGTGTTGACGCTAACGGCCCCGGCATCGAGACCGCTGAGGGCGTTGGCGTTGGCAAGACCGAAATCGTTATGCGTATGCATTTCTATCGGAAGGAGATGTAACGATGTCAATGCTTTTATATCCGCATACGTTTGTGTCGGTGTCATAATCCCGACGGTGTCGCAGTAGCGAAAGCGGTCTGCACCAAGTTCCCGTCCAAGCGTCATGACCTCTTCAATGAAGCCGAACGAACCGCGTGAGCTGTCTTCGCCGCCGATACAGACAAAAAGCCCTTCGGCCTTTGCCGTAACAATGGTCTTTTCAAGCTCTTTGAGCATGGCCGCTTTGTTGCCGCCGAATTTAACGTCAATCAGGATGTCTGAGACAGGAATGGAGAGATCGACCGATTTTACACCGCATGCCAAAGAGGCGTCAAGATCGCTCATCTTGGCACGGTTCCAGGTCATCATACGTGTATTCAACCCCAATGCGAGCAGCTCTTTGATGTCCTCTTGCTCACGCACGCCCATAGCGGGAATGCCGATCTCGAGTTCATCCGCGCCGCAGGCTGCAAGCCCTTCGGCGATAGCGAGCTTCTCTTTGGTGTTGAATGCTACGTAGGGTGCCTGTTCCCCGTCGCGCAGTGTCGTATCGTTGATCAACATCATCTTCCTTTTTATCTCAAATCGACTAAAACATCTACCGCTTTAGAAGAACAATCCCTTACATTTCCTGCCCAGGAAGGGCAAGCTATCATGCCTTCGCGGCTAGCATCGAGCGACAAACGGTTAATTCGCTTCCAACTCTTCGGGCAGGTTAAAGTACTTGCGTGTCGCTTTAAGCACCGACGCTTCGATCGGCTCGTACGCATAACTCTGGTCTGCGATCAGTCCTGCAGCCTTAAGGTCATCCTGCGGACAACCGCCGATCTTCGCCGTCAGGATCAAGGCACAGTCTTTGAGTTTTTCCAGGATAGGTTCGATCGGGTTGCCGCCTTCCGGTCCCGCACAGTACTCGTAATCGAGTTTACGGTGATGGATAAAACGGATACCGCGGTCACCCGCTTCATAGATCAGGAACTCTCTGACCGAACCGAAGTGCTGGTTGATCATCCCCTCGCCCGCTGTTGTAACGGCGACAAGAATGGTCTGACCGTCGCTGGCAAGGTTCTCTTTCTCCTGGCGGACACGTTCGTTCGCCTGGTCAAGGAAGAAACGGAACTCTTCGATCTTCGCCTGGCTCTCTTGGCGCGCTGTAATGTTGTAGTGCTGTTCCAGGGCGTCAAACGACATCTCCGAGAAGACATCTTTCGTAAATTCCTGTCCGCGGTCCTCACCGATAAGGCCGACGGCATCCGCACGGCACTGGCGGCAGTGCTGCATCAACTTCATGTCCATGCCGCACGCTTCCTGTACTTCCATCTGCTGCTGATCGGTTGCCGAAGGCACACCGTCGAGTCCAAATTTCGTACCATGTTCCGGCTCAGAGATGATCGGCATGATATTGTGTAAGAAAACACCGATCTCTTTAAGTTTTTTCGCCACCTCAGGAAGGTGTTTGTCGTTGATACCCGGGATCAGTACCGAGTTGGCTTTGATAAGAATGCCGTTTTCAACACACTTTTTCATTCCTTCAAGCTGACGCTCAAGAAGAATTTTGGCAGCCTCTTTTCCATAGATACGTTTGTTGTTGTAGAAGATCCATGGATAGATCTGCGAACCGATCTCCCCGGTCGTATCGACACTGTTGATTGTAACGGTGACGTGGTCAATGTCGTATTTGACCATCTCGTCGACAAAGGTCGGCAGTTCCAGACCGTTTGTGGAAAGACAGAGTTTAAGGTCAGGTGCTTTTTCGCGCACCAGCTCAAAGGTCTTAAACGTCTTTTCCGGGTTGGCAAGAGCATCTCCCGGACCTGCGATCCCGAGTACGCTCAGACGCTGGACTTCACCGCCGACGTACATCACTTTCTTCGCCGACTCTTCCGGTGTCAAGCGCTCGCTTGTAACACCCGGACGGCTCTCGTTGGAACAGTCGTATTTACGGTTACAGTAATTACACTGTATATTACACGCCGGTGCTACGGCAACGTGGATACGGGCATAGTGGTGGTGGGCACCCTCTGAATAACAGGGGTGGTCATGGATCTTGTCCTGGATATCTGCAGGTAGTGCAGATTCGGCCGGATTACTTGAACTACAGCTCATTTTAGCTCCTTTATATAAGGTAGGAATTCAAATGATCTCGCGTCATGTAGCTACAATCATTTCTTGCTAGAACTGTTGCAAGATATGTTCCCGGGGATTTCCGGCCGCTTGTGTAGGAAACGGGACAATGCTCTACGTTTTTGTCGGACAAAAAAATAAAGCGTGCGGTGCCGCGGGTGACCATTGCGTGCGGGACGTGGAGAATCATTCGGGCAGCATCAGTGGCTCTCCGAACTCGACAACCACAAACTCCTCCGCTCCCTGATGAGCAGTTCGACAGGTTCGTCGATCTTTTCCGCTGTCTGCTGAAACGTACCGTAGTACATCCCACGCGCTTGCAGGAGGGCAGGATCCATGGTGCCGAACCGCTAAAAGGTCTCCCCTTAGGCGCTATCGCCGCGAAATAGATCCTTCTGGCTCCTATCTCCATCACGAACCCTTCCCAAAGCGTCGAGTCGCGCTCAAAGAGTGTCCTGCCCGAAAAGTGGGAACAGGGACGAAGGAGAGAAAGAAACCCGGGAGTCGCCCTTGCTAAAACCGGACGCGGCCCGTGCGCTGCAGCAGCTTGAGCACCCCGATCAACGCCATCACCGCGACCATGCCCCACTGCAGGGGGCTCAGCGCTTTTTGTGCCATGACAAAATGGGTGCTGGTCATAAGTAACGCCGCATAGATGAGCCTGTGGTATCGGACATATTTCGCAAAGAGCCGTGGCAGCGAGGTGACGGCCATGAAGAGCAGGATTGCAAACGAAAGCATGCCAAGGTAGATGAAGGGCTTATCCAGCGTCTCCGAAAGTGCCATTTTCAGGTCCAGCTCCATATCAAGGATGAGGAAGTTGCCCAGATGCAGCACGGCGTAGAAGAAGGCGAAAAGCCCCACCATGCGCCGGTAACGTACGAAGTTTGCCGCCCTGCGCAACAGCGAAAGAGAGGTCGTCACATAAAGCAGCGTCAGCGCTGTCCCCCCGCTCACCGTATAGATGTACTTGATGGGATCCTCCGCGCCGCTGACAAAGAGGTGAAAGAGCAGAAAACCCAGCGGCGCCAGCAGAAGAAGCGCAATGAGAGCCCGCCGCATCAAAAGTTTTTCCTCAGGTCCATCCCGGCGTAAAGCTGAGCAACCTCATCGGCGTAACCGTTGAACATCAGGGTCTTCTGTTTGAAAAAGCTGCCGAGCAGCCGTTCGCGCTTCTGCGACCAGCGCGGGTGGTCCACCTCCGGATTGACGTTGGCGAAAAAGCCGTATTCGGCCGGCACGGCCCGCTGCCAGCTGTTGAGCGGCGGGGTCTCCGTAAAGGTGATGCGCACGATGGATTTGATGCTTTTGAAACCGTACTTCCACGGGACAATCAGCCTCAGGGGCGCGCCGTTCTGCGGCGGCAGGCTGTGACCATAAAGACCGACCGCCATAAGGGTAAGCGGGTGCATTGCCTCGTCCATGCGCAACCCCTCGACATAAGGATACTCCAGGGCATTGAAGAGCGTGCGCTGCTGGTCGGGGAACTGTCCCGGGTCGTAGAGGGTCTCGAAACGAAGGTATCTTGCCCCGGAGAGCGGCCGGGCATGTCGGACAAGGGCCGAAAGTTCGAAACCGATCCAGGGCACCACCATGGACCACCCCTCCACGCAGCGGAAACGGTAGATGCGCTCGCTGAGGGGAAACCTTCGAAGCTCCTCCAGACCGATCGTAAAAGGTTTTTCGACCAGCCCGTCAACGGTGACGTTCCACGGTTCGGTTTTGAACCGCCGGGAAAGGGGCTTGACCCTTTTTTTGTCGGTTGTGAACTCATAGAAGTTGTTGTAGGATGTAATATCCCCATAACTGCTGGGGGTCAGGTCCATGGAGTTTGGGTCGTTTTTGTAGCTGAGATCAGGTGCCGGGACGGACTCTTTTGCGGCCAGTTCCATCACCGTCGCCGTAGAGACAGCCATCGCCGCGCCAAGCTTAATAAAACTTCTGCGGCCCTCAAACAGCTTCTCGTCGGTCACGGACGACCCGCCTTTTTCCCACCTCTCTTTTTTCAAGTAATGCATAAGAGCTCCTTGAGCGCTTAGGGTATGTTTCAATCATACTCTCTAAAAAGAGGTAAAGAGCATAAAAATTCAGACTAGGGGAAAAAACAAAGGAAAACCGGGGCACCGTTTTACCCCCGCGCTTCAAACAAACCAACAACGACATTTTTGTCAATTTTTGCAACCGCCCCCTCTATTTTATGTGGACCTTGTGCCTCTCATCACACTGCCGCACTAGAACACAATATGCAAAACAGCTCAATAAAGAGTCCGTGTGTCGGGCTGAAAGGCAAAGTCGTATGAAGATCGCGGTCCCTTTAAAAGATACGTTCACGTTCTATCATCTTAACCCGTTTACCGCACCGAAATTTGCCATCTATACGATAGAGGGAGACCGTTTGAACCTGACATACGGCCTTTCTAGTGTTGTCGACAACCCGTGTAAAAACATCAATAACGGCAAGTTCGAAGAGAAACAGATCCTATGCGACTGTGACTCAAAGCAGTGCGCGGACATCCACCATATCTTCGAGCACTATGCGCTGCTCGATGCTATCGGCGGTTGCAGCTATCTGCTGGCCGACCATTACTGTGACAACACCACGCGCGCGCTTAACAACGGCGGTATCAAGGTGTTTAAAATACCGCCTATCATCAACATGATCGATAGTGCCGTTAAAAATTTTATATTAGGAGCTTCCCTTGCAAGTACTTTTAAACACATCCACCATGTGTCTTGAGGATATGCCTCTTGACATCGGGTACGCTTCTGAAAAGGTGAAACTTACCGGCAGTGACGGTAAGGAGCACACCATCGGCGGCCAAAACGGAAAAACCCAGCTGATCATCAGCACGCCCTTCATCGACGACGCCCTTGTTCAGGAGCTCGAAGAGATCGATGCCATGCTTCCGAAAGGGGGCGAATACGAGGTGACGGCGGCACTGGTCGTCGCCAATGACACCCATGAACGCCCCAACCTGGAGAACATCGATTTTTTCATCGACAGTGAAGGAGAGTACGGCGACTTTTACGGCGTCCGTCTCGAAGGGGACCCCTGCGACGGCGAGTTGACCAAGGCCGCCATCCTCATCTCCAAAGACGGGGCGATCTTCTACGACGAGTTTGCAAAAAACCTGCATGACAGGTTTAACGCCGATACCCTGCTGCGCAAGATCATGGCAGCACAAACCTGCTACACCGGAAAAGGATGCCACTAATGAGCGAAACAATAGATATCGAAACAACAATCGAAACGATTAAAAAAGAGATACGCAACCAGACGACCGTCCCCTACTTCGGGCTCGGTATCTTTACAGGGACGAAGACGAAAGAGGGCGAGCAGATGCCCTACGATTCCGACTCGATGATCCTGATGATGAACAACGGCCGCGCCATGAGCCCCCGGCTGATGTTCGAATATTCACGTGCCGCGATGCACCTTGAACAGCGTCGCGGTGTTGACTACATTCAACAGATGATGAACTGGATCTACACCAAAGAGTTTGCGCCGACGCCGCTTCATAAAGCGATCGTCGACATGCTGCCGCGTTATATCGTCGACACCAACCGCGATGCAAAACTTCAAGAGCTGCTCGCCTTTGAACCGCACTGTCTGATCGTCGGAAAGGCGCGGATTCTGAACAACGATTACCGCTATGAGATCTTTGAGTACGACGTCGAAAACAAAAAGTATTTTCAGGTCGAAGAGGCGGCACTTGATGATGCCAAAAAGATCCTCTTCAAACCGATGGGATCGACCCTCCCGGAGCCGAGTTTTATCATATCGGATGCCGACTACGTTGACTGGCTCACCGAGGCGATGGGCGGTTTTGCCGTCCCTTCTGTACTTAAGAGCTATCGGAAAACAAAAAAGTACCTCTTTATGGGTACCTATTTCGATCGTGACACCGACCGTATGGTTGCCAACGAACTGACGATGGGACTTGAAGGCGGTTATGTCATCACCGACAAAGAGTTAGGGAAAAAGGAGAAAAAATTCATCGAAAAGCACAACCTTGAAGTGCTTGAGATGTCCCTGGACGAGTTTACCAAAGCGTTTGTTTGATTTCACGTTAAATGAGCAAAGCCCATTCGGGTAAAAGAATTCTTGAATAATTCAAAATTCTATACAAAGGAATACAATGCCATATATACCAACCGTTAAAGACCGGTCACCGAGAGGCGAACGCTACTTCGATCTATTTTCGAAACTCATGGGCGACCGTGTTATCATGATCACCGAACCTGTTGATGACCACATGATGGGCATCATCGTCTCACAGCTGCTCTACCTCGAAGCCGAAGATTCCGAAGAGCCGATCCACATGTACATCAGTTCTCCGGGCGGTTCGGTCATGGCAGGACTTGCCATTCTTGACACGATGCAGCTCATCAGCGCGCCGGTATACACCTACGCCATGGGAATGGTCGCCTCGATGGCCGCCGTTCTCTTTACCTGCGGGGAGCCGGGGCACCGTTACATCTTTCCCAATGCCGAGGTGATGATCCACCAGCCGCTCGGCGGCACCTCGGGCCAGGCCAGTGATATCGAGATCCAGGCCAACCACATCCTCAAGCTGAAAAAGAGACTCTACAAAATTCTTTCAAAAGCGACGGGCAAACATATCAGAACAATCGAAAAAGAGAGTGACCGCGACAACTACTTTGAAGCAGCCGATGCCATTACATTCGGATTGGCGGACACCATATTAGAATCCATCACCAAAAAGGATGTGTAATGAGTCAGGAAAAAGTCTGTTCGTTCTGCGGACGTAAACAGAGCGAAGTCAAAAAGATGTTCTCCTCGGAGAAGACCAACATTTGTAACGAATGTGTGAGCACCTGCTCGAGCATCCTTCAAAAAGAGGTGCGCTACGAACAGCAGACGAACATGCAGGAGCAGCTGCCGAAACCCGAAAAGATCGTCAGCTACCTGGACAAGCACATCATCGGGCAGGAAGAGGCCAAGAAGGTTTTGGCAGTCGCCCTCTACAACCACTACAAACGGATCGAGAACCCTGTCTATAACAGTGTCGAACTCGAAAAGAGCAATATCCTGCTGCTCGGCCCTACCGGCAGCGGGAAGACCCTGCTTGCCAAGTCCCTGGCCAAGATCATGAACGTCCCCTTCGCGGTTGCCGACGCCACGGCACTGACCGAGGCAGGCTATGTGGGTGAAGATGTCGAAAGCATCCTCTCCCGCCTGCTGGCCGCGGCAAACTACGACATCGAACTGGCCCAGCGCG
Encoded proteins:
- the msrP gene encoding protein-methionine-sulfoxide reductase catalytic subunit MsrP, whose amino-acid sequence is MHYLKKERWEKGGSSVTDEKLFEGRRSFIKLGAAMAVSTATVMELAAKESVPAPDLSYKNDPNSMDLTPSSYGDITSYNNFYEFTTDKKRVKPLSRRFKTEPWNVTVDGLVEKPFTIGLEELRRFPLSERIYRFRCVEGWSMVVPWIGFELSALVRHARPLSGARYLRFETLYDPGQFPDQQRTLFNALEYPYVEGLRMDEAMHPLTLMAVGLYGHSLPPQNGAPLRLIVPWKYGFKSIKSIVRITFTETPPLNSWQRAVPAEYGFFANVNPEVDHPRWSQKRERLLGSFFKQKTLMFNGYADEVAQLYAGMDLRKNF
- a CDS encoding ATP-dependent Clp protease proteolytic subunit, which encodes MPYIPTVKDRSPRGERYFDLFSKLMGDRVIMITEPVDDHMMGIIVSQLLYLEAEDSEEPIHMYISSPGGSVMAGLAILDTMQLISAPVYTYAMGMVASMAAVLFTCGEPGHRYIFPNAEVMIHQPLGGTSGQASDIEIQANHILKLKKRLYKILSKATGKHIRTIEKESDRDNYFEAADAITFGLADTILESITKKDV